The following coding sequences are from one Paenarthrobacter ureafaciens window:
- a CDS encoding SseB family protein, translating into MTEQTAAPDNQPLNDLEAKLALAEQPDANPVDVILAFLNNEVYLVSSEAVDGPDSSVEPLVLSNADNQPVLAVFSHPSRVDARFLEAAPNVLGTMGSAILANIGDELGLVINPGSEHGFEIDPEGIANIRRDFKRADEVDETAE; encoded by the coding sequence ATGACTGAACAGACTGCCGCCCCGGACAACCAACCATTGAATGATCTTGAGGCGAAGCTTGCTTTGGCCGAGCAGCCGGATGCGAATCCGGTGGATGTCATCCTCGCCTTCCTGAACAACGAGGTCTACCTGGTCAGCTCCGAAGCCGTAGACGGTCCGGATTCCTCCGTGGAACCCTTGGTGCTGTCCAACGCGGACAACCAGCCGGTCCTGGCTGTCTTCAGCCACCCGAGCCGTGTGGATGCCCGCTTCCTCGAAGCGGCCCCGAACGTGCTGGGTACCATGGGCTCGGCCATCCTCGCGAACATCGGCGACGAACTGGGCCTGGTCATCAACCCTGGAAGCGAACACGGCTTCGAGATCGATCCTGAAGGCATCGCCAATATCCGCCGTGATTTCAAGCGGGCGGACGAAGTCGACGAGACTGCAGAGTAA
- the topA gene encoding type I DNA topoisomerase yields MPSKAKTGKKLVIVESPAKSKTIAKYLGEGFIVEASIGHIRDLPQPSDLPAELKKTSLGKFAVDVEHDFKPYYVVSPDKKKKVAELKAQLKDADALYLATDGDREGEAIAWHLLEVLKPKVPVYRMTFGEITKEAIHRAMDNLRDVDTALVDAQETRRILDRLYGYEISPVLWRKVARGLSAGRVQSVVTRMVVDRERERMAFKAASYWDLTGQFGAESGSFKAKLAAVDGSKVATGRDFNDDGQLVSSNVVHLNEELATSLAAGLENADCKVRSVDTKPYTRRPAAPFTTSTLQQEAGRKLRFSSKSTMQVAQRLYENGYITYMRTDSSALSDEAVTAARRQAAELYGPEFVPQSPRIYANKAANAQEAHEAIRPAGDSFRTPAQVAKQLSGDEFRLYELIWKRTVASQMADAKGSTATIRLGAVAADGRDAEFSASGTVITFPGFLAAYEEGKDEGRGDDDSDDARRLPNVAKDDSLTASDIVAVGHETSPPPRYTEASLTAELEKRGIGRPSTYASTISTIQDRGYVRKQGSVLVPSWIAFSVIRLLEQHFTDYVDYEFTADMEGDLDKIANGQAVGAAWLKHFYYGEDADPGLLSIVNNLGEIDAREINSVPIADGITLRVGKFGPYLESTIPTVDEKTGEVVESARANVPEELAPDELTAAKAIELMETAAPEERVLGTDPHTGHTVVAKNGRYGAYVTEIIPEMTEEQLANQPVEYYKNGKPKPPKKPVKVKPRTGSLFKSMSVDTVTLDEALQLMSLPRVLGEDAEGNPITVQNGRFGPYLKKGTDSRSIGSEEEIFTITLEQALEIYSQPKQRGARAAVPPLAEFGPDPVSEKNIVVKEGRFGPYITDGVTNITVPRSTSLEELTRERAIELLAEKRAKGPVKRTTRKAPARKAAAKK; encoded by the coding sequence GTGCCCAGCAAGGCAAAAACCGGCAAGAAACTCGTGATCGTGGAGTCTCCGGCCAAGAGCAAGACCATCGCCAAGTACCTTGGCGAAGGCTTCATCGTCGAGGCTTCCATTGGTCACATCCGTGACCTTCCGCAGCCGTCCGACCTCCCTGCAGAACTCAAGAAGACCTCGCTGGGCAAGTTCGCTGTTGACGTTGAGCACGACTTCAAGCCGTACTACGTCGTCTCCCCGGACAAGAAGAAAAAGGTCGCCGAACTCAAGGCCCAGCTGAAAGACGCCGACGCGCTTTACCTCGCAACCGACGGGGACCGCGAAGGCGAAGCCATCGCGTGGCACCTCCTTGAGGTCCTGAAGCCCAAAGTTCCGGTCTACCGCATGACCTTCGGTGAAATCACCAAGGAAGCAATCCACCGCGCGATGGACAACCTGCGCGACGTGGACACGGCCCTCGTTGATGCGCAGGAAACCCGACGGATCCTGGACAGGCTGTACGGCTACGAAATATCGCCTGTGCTGTGGCGCAAGGTTGCCCGCGGCCTTTCCGCAGGACGCGTGCAGTCCGTGGTGACCCGGATGGTGGTTGACCGTGAACGTGAGCGCATGGCGTTCAAGGCCGCTTCCTACTGGGACCTGACGGGCCAATTCGGCGCCGAGTCGGGCTCCTTCAAGGCCAAGCTTGCTGCCGTCGACGGCTCCAAGGTTGCCACCGGCCGCGATTTCAATGACGACGGCCAGCTGGTCTCCTCGAACGTGGTCCACCTCAACGAGGAACTAGCCACCTCCCTTGCTGCCGGCCTGGAGAACGCGGACTGCAAGGTCCGCTCCGTGGACACCAAGCCGTACACCCGCCGTCCCGCCGCCCCGTTCACCACTTCCACGCTGCAGCAGGAAGCCGGCCGTAAGCTCAGGTTCTCCTCCAAGAGCACCATGCAGGTTGCGCAGCGCCTCTATGAAAACGGCTACATCACCTATATGCGTACGGACTCCTCGGCGTTGAGCGACGAGGCCGTCACGGCCGCGCGTCGCCAGGCTGCTGAGCTCTACGGTCCCGAATTCGTGCCGCAGAGTCCGCGGATCTACGCGAACAAGGCCGCGAACGCCCAGGAAGCGCACGAGGCTATCCGCCCGGCCGGTGACTCCTTCCGCACCCCGGCCCAGGTGGCCAAGCAGCTCAGCGGAGACGAGTTCCGGCTGTACGAACTCATTTGGAAGCGCACCGTGGCCTCCCAGATGGCAGATGCCAAGGGCTCCACGGCAACCATCCGCCTTGGCGCAGTTGCAGCGGACGGCCGGGACGCCGAGTTCTCTGCTTCCGGTACCGTGATCACCTTCCCCGGCTTCCTTGCCGCCTATGAGGAAGGCAAGGACGAGGGCCGCGGCGATGACGACTCGGACGACGCCCGCCGCCTGCCGAACGTGGCCAAGGACGATTCCCTTACCGCCTCGGATATTGTTGCGGTTGGCCACGAGACATCTCCGCCGCCGAGGTACACCGAAGCGTCATTGACCGCTGAACTGGAAAAGCGAGGCATTGGACGCCCGTCTACCTACGCTTCGACCATTTCCACCATCCAGGACCGCGGCTACGTCCGCAAACAAGGTTCCGTGCTGGTACCCAGCTGGATCGCCTTCTCTGTGATCCGCCTGCTGGAACAGCACTTCACCGACTATGTGGACTACGAATTCACCGCTGACATGGAAGGCGACCTGGACAAGATCGCCAACGGGCAAGCGGTGGGCGCAGCATGGCTGAAGCACTTCTACTACGGAGAAGATGCCGATCCCGGCCTGTTGAGCATCGTCAACAACCTCGGCGAGATCGACGCCCGCGAGATCAACTCCGTGCCGATCGCAGACGGCATCACGCTGCGGGTGGGTAAGTTCGGCCCGTACCTTGAGAGCACCATCCCCACGGTCGATGAGAAAACCGGGGAGGTCGTGGAGTCCGCGCGGGCCAATGTTCCCGAGGAACTGGCCCCGGATGAGCTGACGGCAGCCAAGGCCATCGAGCTCATGGAAACGGCGGCACCCGAGGAACGGGTCCTGGGAACAGATCCGCACACCGGGCACACAGTTGTAGCCAAGAACGGCCGCTACGGCGCTTACGTCACCGAGATCATCCCGGAAATGACGGAAGAACAGCTCGCCAATCAGCCGGTTGAGTATTACAAGAACGGCAAGCCGAAGCCGCCCAAGAAGCCTGTGAAGGTCAAGCCCCGCACCGGCTCGCTGTTCAAGTCCATGTCCGTGGACACCGTCACGCTGGACGAAGCTTTGCAGCTGATGAGCCTGCCACGGGTCCTCGGCGAGGACGCGGAAGGCAACCCCATCACCGTGCAGAACGGCCGCTTTGGGCCTTACCTGAAGAAGGGGACGGACTCGCGCTCCATTGGTTCGGAGGAGGAAATCTTCACGATCACCCTGGAGCAGGCGCTGGAGATCTATTCGCAGCCCAAGCAGCGTGGCGCCCGTGCAGCGGTCCCGCCGCTGGCTGAGTTCGGTCCCGATCCCGTGTCGGAAAAGAACATCGTGGTGAAGGAAGGCCGCTTCGGCCCCTACATCACTGACGGCGTCACCAACATTACGGTTCCGCGTTCCACGTCCTTGGAAGAGCTCACCAGGGAACGGGCCATCGAGCTGCTCGCCGAGAAGCGCGCCAAGGGCCCGGTGAAACGGACCACCCGCAAGGCACCGGCCCGCAAGGCAGCGGCGAAGAAATAG
- a CDS encoding helix-turn-helix domain-containing protein produces the protein MIAKNQETGVAGEPAGSGRNEQKVEITDPKAIRALAHAARLEVISELYATQVSHTATELAARTGLTPSAMSYHLRALQKWGIVVPAENAGDARERRWKAAGKDVTISGGSVASPEIAVVDLELDAFRRRASAFAKARGERRQRGETAEEPASVLLSSNLLYLTNQQRKELSDRIREILREYELEDPTRIPQDAERVATLWSMIPDDRSAPGN, from the coding sequence GTGATTGCGAAGAATCAGGAGACCGGGGTAGCGGGCGAACCGGCGGGCAGTGGACGTAACGAGCAAAAAGTTGAGATCACCGATCCCAAAGCCATCCGCGCCTTGGCGCACGCGGCGAGGTTGGAAGTCATCTCGGAACTTTATGCCACGCAGGTAAGCCACACGGCCACGGAACTTGCTGCCAGGACGGGCCTGACTCCCAGCGCCATGAGCTACCACCTCCGCGCACTCCAGAAGTGGGGGATCGTTGTTCCGGCCGAGAACGCAGGCGACGCCCGCGAACGTCGGTGGAAGGCGGCAGGGAAGGACGTCACCATTTCCGGCGGCAGCGTCGCCAGCCCGGAGATCGCGGTTGTCGATCTGGAACTCGATGCGTTCAGGCGGAGGGCGTCCGCTTTTGCCAAGGCCAGGGGCGAACGGCGGCAACGCGGTGAGACTGCGGAGGAACCGGCATCGGTGCTCCTGTCCAGCAACCTGCTGTATTTGACCAACCAGCAGCGTAAGGAACTTTCGGACAGAATCCGTGAAATTCTCAGGGAGTACGAGCTCGAGGATCCCACCCGGATTCCGCAAGATGCTGAACGTGTTGCTACGTTATGGTCGATGATTCCGGACGATCGGTCAGCGCCCGGGAACTAG
- a CDS encoding DUF7059 domain-containing protein, with protein MNPSTSVFSSGNTPDAPRSDQPALLAALADAFKSVNYTLDGVADLLGPSAYAALGRDQIIPALLATERTSGSGQAGLRGLTVLVRLWLLAVPQAVADVDAALPGPGANGLAELGLVSIADGVATAAVDVRPYGWDANPDGSGGAELWVASDLAAHQQPGVLRHDHVLGIGQASTTLVQTTIRPHAKRALDLGTGCGIQTFHLLHHCEHVTATDISERALAFTRFNLVLNAAALEVDPNNLEARISLRLGSLLEPVEGERFDLVVSNPPFVITPRTKGESAADRFTYRDGGLPGDQIVSSLVKSLGSVLEPGGTAQMLGNWEITAGAQWKDRPASWLEGSGLDVWFIQREQVGPEQYAETWLQDASESRDPNHYKEAYAAYLEDFASRNVEGIGFGMIWLRRPAGSQGTISRFEEITYPIEQPIGPHLGAAIERADWLSANQLNEAHLLVAEDVTEERHQRPGAEHPGVILLRQGAGLRRTNLLSSELAGFVSACDGDLSVNQIIKALEALLGGEEGFDAEAFTSTLFHEVGNLVLDGFLVPAEPGKSP; from the coding sequence GTGAACCCATCCACATCAGTGTTTTCCTCAGGCAATACCCCCGATGCTCCCCGCAGTGACCAACCGGCGCTCCTGGCTGCCCTTGCAGACGCGTTCAAGTCAGTGAATTACACGCTCGACGGCGTTGCGGACCTTCTGGGGCCATCAGCCTATGCGGCGCTGGGCAGGGACCAGATCATCCCGGCCCTTTTGGCCACGGAACGGACGTCGGGTTCGGGCCAGGCCGGGCTGCGGGGGTTAACCGTCCTGGTGCGGCTCTGGCTTCTTGCGGTTCCGCAGGCTGTTGCGGACGTTGATGCCGCCCTGCCAGGTCCAGGTGCCAACGGGCTCGCCGAGCTCGGGCTCGTCTCCATCGCGGACGGGGTTGCTACCGCCGCCGTCGATGTCCGTCCTTATGGATGGGACGCTAATCCGGACGGCAGCGGCGGAGCGGAACTGTGGGTGGCGAGTGACCTGGCGGCCCACCAGCAGCCGGGCGTGCTGCGGCACGACCACGTCCTGGGAATCGGCCAGGCTTCCACAACGCTGGTGCAGACCACCATTAGGCCGCATGCCAAGCGTGCCCTGGACCTGGGTACCGGTTGCGGAATCCAGACCTTCCACCTGCTCCACCATTGTGAGCACGTCACGGCAACAGACATTTCGGAAAGGGCCCTGGCCTTCACGAGGTTCAATCTCGTCCTCAACGCCGCAGCCTTGGAAGTGGATCCAAACAACCTCGAAGCCCGCATCAGCCTGAGGCTCGGTTCCCTCCTGGAACCGGTGGAAGGCGAACGATTCGACCTCGTAGTCTCCAACCCGCCCTTCGTCATCACTCCCCGCACCAAGGGAGAATCCGCAGCAGACCGGTTCACCTACAGGGATGGCGGTTTGCCGGGCGACCAGATCGTCTCTTCCTTGGTGAAGTCCCTCGGCAGCGTCCTTGAGCCAGGCGGAACCGCCCAAATGCTGGGCAACTGGGAGATCACCGCTGGTGCGCAGTGGAAGGACCGGCCTGCGTCCTGGCTCGAGGGTTCCGGACTGGATGTCTGGTTCATCCAACGCGAGCAGGTGGGGCCCGAACAGTACGCCGAGACCTGGCTCCAGGACGCATCCGAGTCCCGGGACCCGAACCATTACAAGGAGGCCTACGCTGCCTACCTTGAGGACTTTGCCTCCCGGAATGTGGAGGGCATTGGTTTCGGCATGATCTGGTTGCGTCGGCCGGCCGGAAGTCAGGGCACCATCAGCCGGTTCGAGGAAATCACCTACCCCATCGAGCAACCCATTGGCCCCCACTTGGGCGCGGCCATCGAGAGGGCGGACTGGCTGTCGGCCAACCAGTTGAACGAGGCCCATTTGCTGGTGGCCGAGGACGTCACCGAGGAGAGGCATCAACGGCCGGGCGCTGAGCACCCCGGAGTGATTCTGTTGCGGCAGGGGGCAGGCCTCCGCAGGACCAACTTGCTGAGCAGCGAACTAGCCGGCTTCGTCTCTGCCTGCGACGGTGACCTCAGCGTCAACCAGATCATCAAGGCACTGGAAGCCCTCCTGGGAGGGGAAGAGGGATTCGACGCCGAAGCCTTCACCTCTACGCTCTTCCATGAGGTGGGCAATCTGGTCCTGGACGGATTCCTCGTGCCGGCCGAGCCGGGCAAATCTCCATGA
- a CDS encoding DUF6023 family protein, giving the protein MGGKAAGSVGPRRLAGSAVVLLLGVVTALTGCEYTYEEPGRAEADSTTSAGRNVVLPPDPALESTVTGEALKEWAQAALPESQGRSFYSSSGYLEPGESRTEQTVQLPGGTYAVTLACRGTRRVSFKVALDESDLVDLTLGCANARVSVVQLEADAVLDITVGTRSDANFAYRVSRL; this is encoded by the coding sequence ATGGGCGGCAAGGCGGCTGGCTCCGTGGGACCGCGACGGTTGGCGGGTTCCGCCGTCGTGCTTCTGCTTGGAGTGGTCACGGCGCTGACGGGGTGCGAGTACACCTATGAGGAACCTGGCCGGGCCGAAGCTGATTCCACGACCTCCGCGGGCAGGAACGTAGTGCTTCCTCCGGATCCGGCCTTGGAATCAACAGTGACCGGTGAAGCCCTGAAAGAGTGGGCGCAAGCGGCACTGCCCGAATCCCAGGGACGGTCTTTCTACTCAAGCAGCGGCTACCTTGAGCCAGGAGAATCACGGACGGAACAAACGGTTCAACTGCCCGGCGGCACGTACGCGGTGACGTTGGCCTGCCGCGGCACCCGCAGGGTCTCCTTCAAAGTGGCGCTTGATGAATCGGATTTGGTGGATCTGACCCTTGGGTGCGCAAATGCCCGCGTGAGCGTCGTGCAACTCGAGGCTGATGCGGTCCTGGACATCACTGTTGGAACGAGGTCCGATGCCAACTTCGCGTACCGGGTCAGCCGGCTTTAG
- a CDS encoding rhodanese-related sulfurtransferase — translation MALNRIVLFYGFTPIADPDAVRLWQRALCEKLGLTGRILISKDGINATVGGELNNMKQYVKTTREYKGFHDIDFKWSDGGADDFPRLSVKVRDEIVSFGAPGELKVDENGVVGGGKHLQPEELHALLDSKKADGEDVVFFDGRNAFEAQIGKFKDAVVPDVATTHDFIKELDSGKYDDLKDKPVVTYCTGGIRCEVLSSLMVNRGFKEVYQLDGGIVRYGETFKDNGLWEGSLYVFDKRMHVEFSDDAKTIGSCVRCSAPTNKFENCSNPSCRTLTLYCADCASDPATLRCPDGCEAA, via the coding sequence GTGGCTTTGAACCGAATTGTACTTTTTTACGGCTTTACTCCGATCGCCGACCCGGATGCAGTGCGCCTATGGCAGCGCGCCCTCTGCGAGAAACTGGGCCTTACCGGCCGCATCCTGATCTCCAAGGACGGCATCAACGCAACTGTCGGCGGTGAGCTCAACAACATGAAGCAGTACGTCAAAACCACGCGTGAGTACAAGGGTTTCCACGATATCGACTTCAAATGGTCCGACGGCGGCGCTGACGACTTTCCGCGGCTCAGCGTCAAGGTCCGCGATGAGATTGTCTCCTTCGGCGCACCGGGCGAGTTGAAAGTGGACGAGAACGGCGTTGTGGGTGGCGGTAAGCACCTGCAGCCCGAGGAGCTGCACGCCCTGCTGGACAGCAAGAAGGCCGACGGCGAGGACGTTGTTTTCTTTGACGGCCGCAACGCGTTCGAGGCTCAGATCGGCAAGTTCAAGGATGCGGTGGTCCCGGACGTCGCCACAACGCACGACTTCATCAAGGAACTGGACTCGGGGAAGTACGACGACCTCAAAGATAAGCCTGTAGTTACGTACTGCACCGGCGGGATTCGTTGCGAAGTTCTCTCCAGCCTGATGGTCAACCGGGGATTCAAGGAGGTCTACCAATTGGACGGCGGAATCGTCCGGTATGGAGAGACCTTCAAGGACAACGGTCTTTGGGAGGGCTCGCTGTACGTCTTCGACAAGCGCATGCATGTGGAGTTCAGCGACGACGCCAAGACCATCGGCTCGTGTGTCCGGTGCTCGGCGCCCACCAACAAGTTCGAGAACTGCTCCAACCCAAGCTGCCGTACGTTGACGCTTTACTGCGCGGATTGCGCTTCGGATCCGGCAACCTTGAGGTGTCCGGACGGCTGCGAAGCCGCCTGA
- a CDS encoding GNAT family N-acetyltransferase produces MSPDALVEDIAHLLEVWVAGWTGCRGYESRQEGRFPAALRADKTGDWEYFAHDPSDEEFAALAAKTAEAETRILTILTNDVQRYKYLAEQHGLNVNSASQTMMIVDMETQDAEDPWLPDDDLELATSESNGVHYAVVHSGEQVAASGRVYVVNGTAVFDKIVTEPAFQRRGLGTFIMKALAAQAFSHDVENGLLLASLDGQKLYSHLGWDVVCHVLMMSVGSSGGPDLSAE; encoded by the coding sequence ATGAGTCCAGACGCCTTGGTTGAAGACATCGCACACCTCTTGGAAGTCTGGGTAGCCGGGTGGACCGGCTGCCGGGGCTACGAATCACGGCAAGAGGGCCGTTTTCCTGCCGCGCTGCGCGCCGACAAGACAGGTGACTGGGAGTACTTTGCCCATGACCCTTCCGACGAGGAATTCGCTGCACTGGCTGCGAAAACCGCAGAAGCAGAGACCCGGATCCTGACGATCCTGACCAACGACGTTCAACGGTACAAGTACCTTGCCGAACAACACGGACTCAACGTCAACTCCGCTTCCCAGACCATGATGATCGTGGACATGGAGACCCAGGATGCCGAAGATCCCTGGCTTCCCGACGATGATCTTGAACTGGCCACCAGCGAGTCCAATGGCGTGCACTACGCCGTGGTCCATTCCGGTGAGCAGGTGGCCGCGAGCGGCCGGGTTTACGTGGTGAACGGCACAGCGGTGTTCGACAAGATCGTCACGGAGCCCGCCTTCCAGCGGCGCGGCTTGGGAACTTTCATCATGAAGGCACTGGCCGCCCAGGCTTTCTCGCACGACGTCGAGAACGGGCTGCTGCTGGCTTCGTTGGACGGGCAGAAGCTCTACTCCCACCTCGGTTGGGACGTGGTGTGCCACGTCCTCATGATGTCCGTGGGAAGCTCTGGAGGACCGGACCTTTCCGCGGAATGA
- a CDS encoding DEAD/DEAH box helicase, translating into MAAPSLIPLLSRTTDPEQLRHVHTIPARKAVNEPWPEWVHPDIVAAYQGLGIQEPYRHQVQAAGLAHSGQHVVIATGTASGKSLAYQLPALDAIHRSELRVLSEPGKLHDDGAVALYLSPTKALAADQLAAVRSLRLPTVRAETYDGDTDQSSRRWIRDHANLILANPDMLHFGILPNHEWWAKFFRRLRYVIVDEAHSYRGVFGSHVANLMRRLRRVCAYYGAGTSFPEPVFIAASATASDPGVSFGRLIGAPAREISEDCSPHGSTTVAFWEPALTELKGENGAKQRRTAVAETADILANLVSSRVRTIAFIKSRRGAESIASITKRLLDEVDPSLPARVAAYRSGYLPEERRALEQALRSGQLLGVSSTSALELGIDISGLDAVLVAGWPGTRASLFQQIGRAGRAGQDALAAFVASDDPLDTYLVNHPQAIFDVSVEATVFDPGNPYVLGPHLCAAAAELPIGPAELDLFGPSAEGLLDRLVMQGYLRKRPAGWFWTHSESAAGMVNLRADGGGPVSIVDAETGSLLGTMDSPQTHYQAHTGAIYVHQGESYLVEELNEGDHCVMVRRVNPDFYTTARDVTQIEVLDTNRSVQWGDVTAHFGEVKVTTQVVSFQRKALISNEILGEEPLDLGARELFTKAVWFVVENRSLNNAGLVEAQFPGALHAAEHAAIGLLPLVASSDRWDIGGVSTALHADTGLPTIFVYDGHPGGAGFAERGFEKAKTWLSATRDAIAACECDAGCPSCVQSPKCGNKNNPLDKAAAITLLDVLLKQAV; encoded by the coding sequence GTGGCCGCACCATCCCTGATCCCCTTGCTGAGCCGGACAACCGATCCGGAGCAACTTCGCCACGTCCACACCATCCCGGCGCGCAAAGCCGTCAACGAGCCGTGGCCCGAATGGGTGCATCCGGACATCGTTGCCGCCTACCAAGGCCTGGGAATCCAGGAACCGTACCGGCACCAGGTGCAGGCAGCGGGTCTGGCCCACTCCGGCCAACACGTGGTCATCGCCACGGGCACCGCCTCCGGGAAGTCCCTCGCCTACCAACTGCCCGCTTTGGATGCGATCCACAGGTCTGAGCTCCGGGTCCTGTCCGAACCCGGCAAACTCCACGACGACGGCGCCGTGGCTTTGTATCTGTCCCCCACCAAGGCTTTGGCCGCCGATCAGCTCGCTGCCGTGCGCTCGTTGCGCTTGCCGACGGTCCGCGCAGAAACCTACGACGGCGACACAGACCAGTCGTCCCGGCGCTGGATCCGTGATCATGCCAACCTGATCCTCGCCAACCCCGACATGCTGCACTTCGGCATCCTGCCCAACCACGAGTGGTGGGCCAAGTTCTTCCGTAGGCTGCGCTACGTCATTGTGGACGAGGCCCACAGCTACCGCGGGGTGTTCGGTTCCCACGTCGCCAACTTGATGAGGCGGTTGCGGAGGGTCTGCGCTTATTACGGCGCAGGTACGTCCTTTCCCGAGCCCGTCTTCATCGCCGCATCCGCAACGGCGTCGGACCCCGGCGTGTCCTTCGGCAGGCTCATCGGAGCCCCCGCCCGGGAAATTTCGGAGGACTGCTCTCCGCACGGTTCCACAACGGTAGCCTTCTGGGAGCCGGCCCTGACCGAACTCAAGGGCGAGAACGGCGCCAAACAGCGGCGGACGGCAGTGGCCGAAACCGCAGATATCCTGGCCAACCTTGTTTCGTCCCGCGTCCGTACCATCGCCTTCATCAAGTCCCGCCGCGGCGCTGAGTCCATCGCCTCGATCACCAAGCGGCTGTTGGACGAGGTGGACCCGAGCCTGCCTGCACGGGTGGCGGCCTACCGTTCGGGCTATTTGCCGGAGGAACGCCGGGCCCTGGAGCAAGCGCTGCGGTCGGGTCAATTGCTGGGCGTCTCCAGTACCTCGGCACTGGAACTGGGAATCGACATCTCCGGCCTCGACGCCGTGCTCGTTGCAGGATGGCCGGGCACCAGGGCATCGCTTTTCCAACAGATCGGGCGCGCGGGACGCGCCGGGCAGGACGCCTTGGCTGCGTTCGTGGCCAGCGACGATCCCTTGGATACCTACCTCGTGAACCACCCCCAGGCCATCTTCGACGTATCGGTGGAGGCCACGGTCTTTGATCCCGGAAATCCATACGTCCTCGGCCCCCATCTGTGTGCCGCTGCCGCGGAATTGCCCATTGGACCGGCCGAACTTGATCTGTTCGGGCCCAGCGCTGAGGGACTCCTCGACCGGCTGGTCATGCAGGGTTACCTCAGGAAGCGCCCTGCCGGTTGGTTCTGGACGCATTCGGAAAGCGCCGCCGGAATGGTCAATCTCCGGGCCGACGGTGGCGGCCCCGTGAGCATCGTGGATGCCGAAACCGGCTCCCTCCTGGGCACCATGGATTCGCCACAGACGCACTACCAGGCCCACACCGGCGCGATCTATGTCCATCAAGGCGAAAGCTACCTCGTGGAGGAGCTCAACGAGGGCGATCATTGCGTCATGGTCCGGCGGGTGAACCCCGATTTCTACACGACGGCAAGGGACGTCACCCAGATCGAGGTGCTGGATACGAACCGGTCCGTCCAATGGGGCGATGTCACCGCACACTTCGGGGAAGTCAAAGTGACCACGCAAGTGGTGTCCTTCCAACGCAAGGCCTTGATCTCCAACGAAATCCTCGGTGAAGAACCGTTGGACCTTGGAGCCAGGGAACTCTTCACCAAGGCCGTGTGGTTTGTTGTCGAAAACCGGTCCCTGAACAATGCCGGCCTGGTTGAAGCCCAGTTCCCGGGAGCCTTGCACGCCGCGGAACATGCTGCGATCGGGCTCCTGCCATTGGTCGCGTCCAGTGATCGATGGGACATTGGAGGCGTCTCCACGGCGCTGCATGCTGACACCGGGCTGCCCACCATCTTCGTCTACGACGGGCACCCCGGAGGAGCAGGCTTTGCGGAGCGCGGCTTCGAGAAGGCCAAAACCTGGCTCAGCGCCACACGGGATGCCATTGCCGCCTGCGAGTGCGACGCCGGCTGCCCGTCCTGTGTGCAGTCCCCCAAATGCGGGAACAAGAACAACCCGCTGGACAAGGCAGCCGCCATCACACTTCTGGATGTCCTGCTGAAGCAAGCCGTCTGA
- a CDS encoding Rv3654c family TadE-like protein: MSLGLVAVLGALLAGLLLLAQAGVMASRAATAADLSALAAADAARGLTSGEPCSVASAVAAEHGARTTRCGTLGEGIVEVSTELLQPFLFGQATGRARAGPPP, from the coding sequence TTGTCCCTTGGCCTCGTCGCAGTCCTGGGCGCGCTGCTGGCGGGACTGCTGCTGTTGGCCCAGGCCGGCGTCATGGCTTCACGGGCGGCAACAGCTGCGGACCTATCGGCTCTTGCGGCCGCCGATGCCGCTCGCGGGCTGACCAGCGGAGAACCGTGTTCCGTCGCATCGGCTGTCGCGGCGGAGCACGGTGCCCGTACTACTCGTTGCGGGACATTGGGGGAAGGGATCGTCGAGGTCAGTACGGAGCTGCTGCAACCGTTCCTGTTTGGCCAAGCCACTGGACGGGCACGGGCCGGACCGCCGCCCTAG
- a CDS encoding TadE family type IV pilus minor pilin — MRQHLRARLAGRDDVDGRESGAVTAELAVTLPAVILLLAFLLAAGAAGITQLRLEEAARAGARALARGETEGEVQGIVQRIGGEEASVHVGSDGDWFSVTATARAGGAVGPLIPWDLSATAIARQEVPGK; from the coding sequence ATGAGGCAACACCTCCGGGCCCGGTTGGCCGGCAGGGATGACGTGGACGGCAGGGAATCCGGAGCCGTGACGGCCGAATTGGCGGTGACCTTGCCCGCGGTGATCCTGCTGTTGGCCTTTCTGTTGGCCGCGGGTGCAGCAGGTATCACCCAGCTGCGTCTGGAGGAAGCTGCGCGCGCCGGCGCTCGGGCCCTGGCCCGCGGAGAAACCGAGGGGGAGGTGCAAGGGATCGTCCAGCGCATCGGTGGAGAGGAAGCAAGCGTGCACGTGGGAAGCGACGGAGACTGGTTTTCCGTTACCGCCACCGCCCGGGCAGGGGGAGCGGTCGGCCCACTGATTCCGTGGGATCTGAGTGCTACGGCCATAGCTCGCCAAGAGGTACCGGGAAAGTGA